The DNA window TCTTGACGCTCAGCAGCAGCCGATCGGCGATCGCCTGGTTGGTGTGACCTTCAGCGACCATGACCATGACTTCCCGCTCGCGCGCGCTGAGGGTCGCCAGCCGCGGATTCGGTTCGCTGCCTTTGCCGACGCTGGGCGCGACGGCAGCCTCGGAAGTGCTGTGCATGTCGACGAAGAGCCGGCCCCGATGGACCGTGCGGATGGCGGTGATCAGTTCCGCGTCGGCGGCGCTTTTGACCAGGTACCCCGATGCGCCGGCGGCGAGCGCCGTCCGGCAATACGCCGGGTCATCGTGCATGGTCAGAACAACAATTCGAATCGCCGGCCGGCCGGCGAGGATTCGAGAAATCGCGCCCAGCCCGGTGCCGCCGGGCATGGTCAGGTCGAGGGTCATGACGTCGGGCTTGGTGGAAGCGGCGAGTGCGACGGCGGTCGAAAAATCATTCGCTTCGCCGACGACTTCCATGTCCGGCTGCGCGGCGATCATCCAGCGCAGGCCGTTGCGCAGGATGGCATGGTCGTCGGCGATCAGGACGCGGATCTTCGGCTGCATGGTCTACGGTTCCAGGGGAATCCTCACGTGAATCGCCGTGCCACCCCGCGACGACTTTACACGAAACTCCCCATGAAGCAGGGCCACGCGCTCGCGAATGCCCCGCAACCCCAAGCCGCCTGACGGTGATTCCAGTAGCGGTGCCCCCGCGTCAAAACCCCGGCCGTCGTCCTCGATCAACAACGACAAAGCGCCATCAGCCACGGTGATGTCGACCGCCGCTCGTCGTGCCGCGGCATGCTTGGCGATGTTGTTCAGGGCCTCCTGGACGATGCGATACACGGAGATTTCGACCGTCGGATCCAACCGCCGGCTGACCTCGCTTTTCAGCCGGATCGCCACGTCGTGCACGCGCTCGAAATCTTTGCACAACCGCTCGACCGCCGGTCCGATGCCCAGGTCTTCCAGAACGGCGGGGCGAAGACCGCGGGCCAGCCGGCGGACTTCATCGTGCGCCTGCGCGCCGAGTTCCCGCAG is part of the Humisphaera borealis genome and encodes:
- a CDS encoding response regulator, which produces MQPKIRVLIADDHAILRNGLRWMIAAQPDMEVVGEANDFSTAVALAASTKPDVMTLDLTMPGGTGLGAISRILAGRPAIRIVVLTMHDDPAYCRTALAAGASGYLVKSAADAELITAIRTVHRGRLFVDMHSTSEAAVAPSVGKGSEPNPRLATLSAREREVMVMVAEGHTNQAIADRLLLSVKTVESYRARLMEKLGLANRAELTRFAMDVGLIGQSSSAEDQRDR
- a CDS encoding sensor histidine kinase, yielding MSPLSPVRVFGLVLLVVFCVEGAIMLLLPRLPTWLHGELMESLLDAAVLTIATAPAVWWLAILPLRQLFEERGRLLKRMFESQEQERARIAGDLHDSIGQHLTALLVGLSSIDSAADLSSARERARDLRELGAQAHDEVRRLARGLRPAVLEDLGIGPAVERLCKDFERVHDVAIRLKSEVSRRLDPTVEISVYRIVQEALNNIAKHAAARRAAVDITVADGALSLLIEDDGRGFDAGAPLLESPSGGLGLRGIRERVALLHGEFRVKSSRGGTAIHVRIPLEP